The genomic stretch CTTTTCTTAAAAGGGGTATGGATACTTCTTCTCTTATTTCAGTTAAGTAAGCATCGCTGCCCAGAAAAAAATCCGGTTCCGTTAATACCGATATACAGCCTGCACCGGCTTTTTCATATTCCTTCGCAATACTTACATAGGGAAACTCCTCTGCTATGACACCTTTGGAAGGGGAGGCTTTTTTCACCTCACAAATAAAGGTTATCCCCTCTGTTCTTAGTGCGGCCTCAAATGGAAAACCAGTATCTGTTGACAGCATGCGTGCCTTCTTTTGCATCGCTTCAAAAGAGACTCTTTCCATATCTTTTTCCACCCTTATTCTCGTTGCTGCTACAATGTTGTCCAGAATCATTTTCCTGTCACCTCTATCCTAATTGTTTGAGAGTCTTATAAATTCCTCCAGCTGGCTCATAGCCCTTCCGCTGTCGATGGTATCTTCCGCTATCTTTACTGCTTCCTTAAAGCTGATATTATCCTTAACAATATATATACAAGCAGCAGTATTTAAGATTACTGCATCTCGTTTGGGCCCCTTTTCACCTGCCAGAATTGCCTTTGCTATTTCAGCGTTTTCTGTCGGACCGCCGCCTACCAGGTCCTCTTTTTTACATTTGCTTAATCCGAATTGTTCTGGTTCCAATACAAAGGTGGTAAGCTTTCCATCCCTGATTTCACAGCAATAGGTAGGTGCACTTAAGGATATCTCATCAATTCCATCTCTGCCATGTACCACCATAGCCCTTTTCACACCGAGCTTATTTAATACCTGCGCAAGAGGCTCTACCAGTTTCTCATCAAATACACCAAGAAGCTGCATATTCGCTCCTGCCGGATTGGAAAGCGGTCCAAGGATATTAAAGATTGTGCGTATTCCCAGTTCCCTTCTGACAGGTGCCACATATTTCATGGCAGTATGATAGGTCTGAGCAAACATAAAACAGATTCCGATCTCTGAGAGTATTTCTGCACTTTTTGCCGGACTTATCATAATGTTGACCCCCAGGGCTTCCAAAACATCCGCCGCACCGCATTTACTTGAGACACTGCGGTTTCCGTGTTTTGCAACCGGTATTCCTGCCGCTGATACTACAAGTGCAGAAGTGGTGGAGATATTAAAGGTAAAGGCTTCATCGCCCCCGGTTCCTACAATCTCCAATACGTCCATATTGTGAAGGAGCCGTACACAGTGTTTTCTCATCCCGGCTGCACTTGCGGTAATTTCTTCAATGGTTTCCCCTTTCATACGAAGAGCCGTCAGATAAGCTCCAATGTGAATATCCGATGCTTCGCCGCTCATGATTTCATCCATTACGCTCTCCGCAGTTTCATAGGGCAGGTCTTCCTTACAGGTTAACTTATAGATTGCTTCTTTAATCATCCTTTCTCCTCCTTAATCGTCTGTTCCTATTTCTAATAGATTTATGGTTAACATATGTTTCAGCAGCTTTATGAAAGTAACTTTTTTACAACAGATTTTCAATCTCATGCAGTAGCCTTTTGTTCCTGTGCGTCCTTGCATAAACTTAACTTTTCTTCATCCCAGTGTTTTCACTAATATTTGCGTAACCCTCAACAACTCAGGGTTTCATAATACATTCAGAAAATTTTCCATCATTATTCTTCCCATCGGTGTCAAAACTGATTCCGGGTGAAACTGAACTCCATAGATTTGATAATACCGGTGTTTTACTGCCATAATCTCTCCATCAGCCGCATATGCAATTACTTGCAGTTCCTCTGGCAAAGTAGCCTGCTCAGCAGCCAGAGAATGATACCGTCCCACAAACACCTCCTCATCCAGTCCTTGGAATAAGTCACTTTTTGTATCAAGCTTAACCTTACTCTGTTTGCCATGCATCAGGGTTTCCGCATAAGTTATGGTACCGCCAAAGGCTTCACAGATGCCCTGATGCCCTAAACATACCCCGAGAATTGGATAAATTCCTTTCAAAACTCTGACTGCTTCTTCACAGATTCCTGCATCTATGGGTCTTCCGGGACCGGGAGATAATATGATGTGGCTTGGATGGAGTTCCTTTATATCCTCTATGGTCAGCTCATCATTACGCACTACTTTAATTTCTTCTGGTTCTTGACCCGCTCCTTTGACCGGGGTTTTCATTTGGTTTAATTGAACCGCTCTTTTCTTTAGAATATCTCCAATTAATTGAACCAGATTATAAGAAAAACTGTCGTAATTATCAATCAGCAGTATCATAAGTCCTGCACCTCCTCTGCTTGCTTAATGGCTTCTATTACTGCTCCTGCCTTATTAGCGCATTCTTCATATTCCAGTTCCGGTACACTGTCAGCAACCACTCCTGCTCCCGCCTGGACAAATACCCTATCACCCTTTTTCACAGCGGTACGGATAGCGATACACACATCCAGGTTGCCTGAAAAGTCAAGATAACCAATGGCCCCGCCATATACACCCCTTGCCTCAGCTTCCAGTTCATCTATAATCTCACAAGCTCTGAACTTAGGCGCACCGGACAGGGTTCCAGCCGGTAACAGCGCACTGATGGTATCGCAGCAGTCTTTCTCCTGTTTCAGGGTACCAGTCACTACGGAAGCAATATGCATAACCTTAGAAAATCTGTGTATCTGCATATAATTCTCAACCTTAACACTTCCATATTCAGCTATTCGCCCAACATCATTCCTTGCAAGATCTACTAACATATTGTGCTCGGATAATTCTTTTTCATCTGCCAGCAGTTCCTTCTCCAGTTTGTCATCCTCATCTTTTGTTTTACCCCTTGGTCTGGTCCCCGCTACCGGAAAGGTCGTAAGCTTTCCGTTCTCCAGTTTGATCATTGTTTCCGGTGAGACACCTGCTATCTGTAAATCCTCACTCTGGATAAAATACATATAAGGTGACGGATTTGTCGTACGGAGTACTCTGTAAGCATTCAGGAGACTCCCTTTATATTCCGCCTCAAACCTTCTTGATATAACTCCTTGAAAGATATCTCCTTCTCTGATATACTGCTTTGTTTTTTCAACCATTTCAAGATAACTCTCTTTTGGAGTATTACACCTGAATGGACCAATACTTTCCGGTTTTAGCTTAGAAAGTATTACTGGTGCAAATATCTTTTCTCTCATATCCTCAATATCCGCTAGGGCTTTTTCATAACCTTTTTTTCCTTCCGCACTGCGATAATTTGCAATCAGTAAAATTTTTTGCTTTAAATGATCAAAAACAATTACTTTATCAAAGAGTGATAAATCATAATCATTAAAATCACTTTTCTTTAAGTTCAGTTTCGGTTCCGCATAACCAATCATCTCATAAGAGAAATATCCGACCAATCCCCCTGTAAAAGTAGGTAGCCCTTCAATTCTTGGTGCTTTATATTCCAGAAGCAGCTTTCTAAGTGCATCAAAGGGTGTTTCATTTATATCTTCCGTAACATTTCCGCTTTTCTTCTGAACTTTATTATTCTTACAGGAAAGACGCAAAGAAGGCTTCTGCCCAAGAAAGGAATACCTTCCAAAATGTTCTCCGCCTTCCACGCTCTCTAACAGAAAATAATTATCGCCTGTCTCTGCCAGTTTTCGCAGAAGAATAATTGGTGTGATCATATCCGACAGTGTTTCCCTGCAAACAGGAATAATGCTGTATTCCTTCTCATATTGCATCAGCTCTTCATAAACAGTTTTCATAAATTCCTCCTTCATAGGTTCCTAGCATTCATAGGTTCCTGCACCGATAAGCTCGGTATCTCACAATCAGATTGCTTATTTTAACCAAATACAAACTATTTGTTTTCAGGAAAAAGGCATTAAAAAAAGTCCTCATCCCTACTCTAAAAGGGACAAAGACTATGCTCTGCGGTACCACCCAAATTGATGCTGTTGCATCCACTCTGTTTGTATACTATCATATACACCTCGTTGATAACGGCTGAGGTTCCCGTTGACGTCTACTTGCAATATCTTAATTGCTTTTGAGCCACCCTCACAAGTCCATTCAGTAATCTCTGCACTGCCGCTCTTCCACCATTAAGCGACTCTCTGTAAGGCATTTCTTTACTTACTTCTCTTGTTCATCGGTTTATTCGTTTAATTTTCTTAAGTATATGCAATCTGTATCTATTTGTCAATATAATTTTTACAAAAATAATCTGACTAAAATCAAACTGATTTACTCTATTTTTTATTTATGTTAATGGTCTTTTGTTTCTTCCCTTTTGGTTTTACCAAATCATAACTTTCCAAAATCATACGTTTAATATCTTCCTCTGGAATTATGCCATCCAGGATCAGGGAATTCCAGTGATTCTTATTCATGTGATAGGCAGGAACCACTGACGGCCAGGCATTGCGCCAAAAATCTATCCATTCCGGAGTTACTTTCACATTAACCCAGATGTGTTCCCCACGTTCATAGATGCAGGCAAACATCTTTTTATTCCCCTGACACCTCATTACTGTCCAGTTAGAATCATGAAAAGGGTAATCCTCATACACCTCTTTCAATGATTGGCAATATTTGATCACTTCTTCTCTTGTTCTCAATTATGCCTCCCGGCTTTTCTTTTAATATATTTATTTCCGATGGCAATTTCATAAATAATCATCATAACGATACCACCGAAAAAGAAAGAGAACGTCATGATCAAACCAGCACTTTTTTCACCTGTTTTTATTAATAGCACTCCAACGATAACCTGGAGAATTCCGTACCCCATTATCAATCTGCCCACTGCTTTATTATATGCTTTTAAGTCAACTATCTCTTCTTTACCGGGAGCTTTAACATTCGAATAAATACCTGCAGGTTTCTTACTCTTTTCAGCAGTAATACCCAATACAACAAACATTAATCCAAGAATCCAGCAACTAATTGAGATTATCATTTGGTACCTCCTATATATTCGAGTAAATCAGTTTCCTTTATTATACCACATTTTTAAAAGAAACGATACCCTTGCTCCCATATTAATCCATATATTTCTTCGCGTGGTTAATATTGTAAATAAGTTATTTACGTGGTATCCTAGTTTTAACACTAAAATCAAATGGGAGGGTATAAGAGTAATGAATAAAGGGAAGGTAAAATTACTTAGCATTATACTACTAGTCTTGTTGGTATTATCTGCTTGCGGTAAAAATAATGCTAGTACAAATGAAGAGGTTATTTCCTCAAGCAATAACAGTTCTAAGAATGCTGCAACCACCAATACAGTTACTGAAACATCGCCAAATATTACAACCGAGGCAGAACCAACCAGTGAAGCAAATAATCAAATAACCGGAAGCCCTTCTCCCATACGAGATATCACTTCCATAGAGCTGGTGAAAGAAATACAGATAGGCTGGAATCTGGGAAATACGATGGATGCAACGGGAGGAACCGGGCTCTCCTCTGAGACTTCCTGGGGGAATCCTAAGACAGACAAAGCCATGATTGACGCAATAAAGCAAGGAGGCTTTCATACACTTAGAATTCCTACTACCTGGGAGAAACATCTTGGAGCAGCGCCGGATTATACCATAGATAAAGCCTGGCTTGACAGAGTTCAGGAAATAGTCGATTACGGCATTGAGAATGGCATGTTTGTTATTTTGAACCTTCATCATGAGGAATGGCATTTTCCCTCTTATGACAATGAAACTACAGCAATAGATATTTTAACAAAAGTCTGGAAACAGATTGCTGACCGTTTTAAAAATTATGATGAACATTTAATTTTTGAAGGCTTAAATGAACCTCGGCAAAAAGGCACAGCCAATGAGTGGAATGGAGGAGATAAAGAAGGCCAGGAAGTTGTGAATCATTTCAATGAAGCTTTTATTAACACCATCCGCAGTTCCGGAGGTAACAATCCCTTAAGGCATCTAATGATTCCTCCTTATGCCGCAACCTCTTCCACTACTGCCTGGGATAACTTCAATTTACCAAAAGATGATAAAATCATCGTATCCATTCACGCCTATACACCTTATGATTTTGCTTTAAATACTGCCGGAACTTCTGAGTGGAGTCTTGATAACAAATCGGATACCGGTGCAATTACAAGCTTAATGGATAACATAGACCGGTATTTTCTCTCCAAAGGATATCCGGTCATACTCGGAGAATTCGGAGCCGTTAACAAAGACAACCTGGAACAGCGTACTGCCTGGGCTAATTTTTATGTAAAGTCAGCGAAAGATAAGGGTATCCCCTGTATCTGGTGGGATAATGGTGCCGTAAGCGGCAATGGTGAGCTGTTTGGATTGCTCGATAGAAGAACACACA from Anaerocolumna sp. AGMB13020 encodes the following:
- a CDS encoding glycoside hydrolase family 5 protein, coding for MNKGKVKLLSIILLVLLVLSACGKNNASTNEEVISSSNNSSKNAATTNTVTETSPNITTEAEPTSEANNQITGSPSPIRDITSIELVKEIQIGWNLGNTMDATGGTGLSSETSWGNPKTDKAMIDAIKQGGFHTLRIPTTWEKHLGAAPDYTIDKAWLDRVQEIVDYGIENGMFVILNLHHEEWHFPSYDNETTAIDILTKVWKQIADRFKNYDEHLIFEGLNEPRQKGTANEWNGGDKEGQEVVNHFNEAFINTIRSSGGNNPLRHLMIPPYAATSSTTAWDNFNLPKDDKIIVSIHAYTPYDFALNTAGTSEWSLDNKSDTGAITSLMDNIDRYFLSKGYPVILGEFGAVNKDNLEQRTAWANFYVKSAKDKGIPCIWWDNGAVSGNGELFGLLDRRTHSFYYPEIVEALMSGLK
- a CDS encoding anthranilate synthase component II, which codes for MILLIDNYDSFSYNLVQLIGDILKKRAVQLNQMKTPVKGAGQEPEEIKVVRNDELTIEDIKELHPSHIILSPGPGRPIDAGICEEAVRVLKGIYPILGVCLGHQGICEAFGGTITYAETLMHGKQSKVKLDTKSDLFQGLDEEVFVGRYHSLAAEQATLPEELQVIAYAADGEIMAVKHRYYQIYGVQFHPESVLTPMGRIMMENFLNVL
- a CDS encoding MmcQ/YjbR family DNA-binding protein, with the protein product MRTREEVIKYCQSLKEVYEDYPFHDSNWTVMRCQGNKKMFACIYERGEHIWVNVKVTPEWIDFWRNAWPSVVPAYHMNKNHWNSLILDGIIPEEDIKRMILESYDLVKPKGKKQKTININKK
- the trpD gene encoding anthranilate phosphoribosyltransferase, with the protein product MIKEAIYKLTCKEDLPYETAESVMDEIMSGEASDIHIGAYLTALRMKGETIEEITASAAGMRKHCVRLLHNMDVLEIVGTGGDEAFTFNISTTSALVVSAAGIPVAKHGNRSVSSKCGAADVLEALGVNIMISPAKSAEILSEIGICFMFAQTYHTAMKYVAPVRRELGIRTIFNILGPLSNPAGANMQLLGVFDEKLVEPLAQVLNKLGVKRAMVVHGRDGIDEISLSAPTYCCEIRDGKLTTFVLEPEQFGLSKCKKEDLVGGGPTENAEIAKAILAGEKGPKRDAVILNTAACIYIVKDNISFKEAVKIAEDTIDSGRAMSQLEEFIRLSNN
- the trpE gene encoding anthranilate synthase component I; translated protein: MKTVYEELMQYEKEYSIIPVCRETLSDMITPIILLRKLAETGDNYFLLESVEGGEHFGRYSFLGQKPSLRLSCKNNKVQKKSGNVTEDINETPFDALRKLLLEYKAPRIEGLPTFTGGLVGYFSYEMIGYAEPKLNLKKSDFNDYDLSLFDKVIVFDHLKQKILLIANYRSAEGKKGYEKALADIEDMREKIFAPVILSKLKPESIGPFRCNTPKESYLEMVEKTKQYIREGDIFQGVISRRFEAEYKGSLLNAYRVLRTTNPSPYMYFIQSEDLQIAGVSPETMIKLENGKLTTFPVAGTRPRGKTKDEDDKLEKELLADEKELSEHNMLVDLARNDVGRIAEYGSVKVENYMQIHRFSKVMHIASVVTGTLKQEKDCCDTISALLPAGTLSGAPKFRACEIIDELEAEARGVYGGAIGYLDFSGNLDVCIAIRTAVKKGDRVFVQAGAGVVADSVPELEYEECANKAGAVIEAIKQAEEVQDL